The proteins below come from a single Erinaceus europaeus chromosome 20, mEriEur2.1, whole genome shotgun sequence genomic window:
- the SCN4B gene encoding sodium channel subunit beta-4, translating into MMSCAEARARWLGAGLLGLFLLPLSLSLEVSVGKAAIIYAVNGTEVLLPCTFTSCIGFENLHFWWTYNSSESSRTIIDGTVKNEKSDPRVRMKDDDRITLVGTTKEKMNNISILLQDLEFSDTGKYTCNVQNPKEQGFMHNATIFLQVVDKLEEVDSTVTVIILAVVGGVIGLLIFILLVKKLITFIIKKTQEKK; encoded by the exons GTCTCTTCCTGCTCCCGCTGTCCCTGTCACTGGAAGTGTCTGTGGGAAAGGCTGCTATCATCTATGCTGTCAATGGCACAGAGGTCCTGCTGCCGTGCACCTTCACCAGCTGCATTGGCTTTGAGAACCTCCACTTCTGGTGGACCTACAACAGCAGTGAGTCATCCAGGACT ATCATCGATGGAACTGTGAAGAATGAGAAGTCTGACCCCAGGGTGAGGATGAAAGATGATGATCGCATCACTTTGGTGGGTACCacaaaggagaagatgaacaacATTTCCATTCTGTTACAAGACCTGGAGTTCAGTGACACAGGCAAATATACCTGTAATGTGCAGAATCCCAAAGAGCAAGGTTTTATGCACAATGCTACCATCTTCCTCCAAGTCGTGGATAAAT TGGAAGAAGTGGACAGCACGGTGACAGTCATCATCCTGGCTGTCGTGGGTGGGGTCATTGGGCTCCTCATCTTCATCCTGCTGGTCAAGAAGCTCATCACATTCATCATCAAGAAGACTCAGGAGAAGAAGTGA